From the genome of Zalophus californianus isolate mZalCal1 chromosome 6, mZalCal1.pri.v2, whole genome shotgun sequence, one region includes:
- the LOC113910204 gene encoding granzyme B-like → MQPLLLLLLLAFCLPSGAKAGEIIGGHEAKPHSRPYMAYLKIENKNEQVSCGGFLIHKKFVLTAAHCHGSSIRVILGAHNIKKQERTQQDIPVRKAIPHPDYNPKNYSNDIMLLKLEREAKQTAAVRPLRLPTGKTRVRPGQVCSVAGWGRVNAKIRTFSDTLQVVRLAVQEDGKCKSLFPSHYDRTIQLCVGDPMEEKSSFQGDSGGPLVCNSVAQGIVSFGHRNGTPPRVYTKISTFLPWIKKTMKSPYLQEPDYLL, encoded by the exons ATGCAGCcactcctgctcctgctcctgctggcTTTTTGCCTGCCTTCCGGGGCCAAGGCAG GAGAGATCATCGGGGGACATGAGGCCAAGCCCCACTCCCGGCCCTATATGGCGTATCTTAAGATCGAGAATAAGAATGAGCAGGTTTCGTGTGGTGGGTTCCTGATACACAAGAAGTTCGTGCTGACCGCCGCGCACTGCCACGGAAG ctccATCAGGGTCATCCTGGGGGCCCACAACATCAAGAAACAGGAGAGGACCCAGCAGGACATTCCGGTGAGAAAAGCCATCCCCCACCCAGACTATAATCCGAAGAACTACTCCAACGACATCATGTTACTGAAG CTGGAGAGAGAGGCCAAGCAGACTGCAGCGGTGAGGCCCCTCCGCCTGCCCACTGGCAAGACCCGGGTGCGGCCAGGACAGGTGTGCAGTGTGGCCGGCTGGGGGCGGGTCAACGCCAAGATACGCACGTTCTCAGATACTCTGCAAGTAGTGAGGCTGGCAGTGCAGGAGGATGGGAAGTGCAAATCCCTCTTTCCCAGTCATTACGACCGCACCATTCAGCTGTGCGTGGGGGACCCAATGGAAGAAAAGTCTTCCTTTCAG GGAGACTCTGGGGGCCCTCTCGTGTGTAACAGTGTGGCCCAGGGCATTGTCTCCTTTGGACACCGAAATGGGACACCTCCACGGGTCTATACCAAAATCTCAACTTTCCTGCCCTGGATAAAGAAAACCATGAAAAGCCCCTACCTGCAGGAACCAGACTATTTGCTCTAG
- the LOC113909272 gene encoding duodenase-1-like — protein sequence MQLLLLLVAFLLAPEIETRKIIGGHETKPHSRPFMAFLRLQNPNKICGGFLVREDFVLTAAHCNGSSINVILGAHNIKKQERTQQVIPVRKAIHHPDYNPKYVFNDIMLLHLEKKAHLTAHVSPLRLPKRSAQVWPGTVCSVAGWGLLSMNSTSGARKPHEVELEVQRDEQCISRYKNLYDSTTQMCVGNPKKKKSSFKGDSGGPLVCNNVAQGIVSFGRPDGKPPRVYTRTSSFLRWIERIMRCFSLQGPD from the exons ATGCAGCTGCTCCTGCTCCTGGTGGCCTTTCTTCTGGCCCCTGAGATTGAGACAC GGAAAATAATCGGGGGCCATGAAACCAAGCCTCATTCTCGTCCCTTCATGGCATTTCTCCGGCTCCAGAATCCAAATAAAATCTGTGGGGGTTTCCTTGTACGGGAGGACTTTGTGCTAACAGCAGCTCACTGCAACGGAAG CTCCATCAACGTCATCCTGGGGGCCCACAACATCAAGAAGCAGGAGAGGACCCAGCAGGTCATTCCGGTGAGAAAAGCCATCCACCACCCAGACTATAATCCTAAATACGTCTTCAACGACATCATGTTACTGCAC CTGGAAAAGAAGGCCCACCTGACCGCCCATGTGAGCCCCCTCAGACTGCCCAAGAGGAGTGCGCAGGTGTGGCCAGGAACAGTGTGCAGTGTGGCCGGCTGGGGGCTCCTCAGCATGAACAGCACCTCTGGGGCAAGGAAACCGCACGAGGTAGAGCTCGAAGTCCAAAGGGACGAACAATGCATCTCACGCTATAAAAACCTCTACGACAGCACAACCCAGATGTGTGTGGGGAATCCAAAAAAGAAGAAGTCTTCTTTTAAG ggAGACTCCGGGGGCCCCCTCGTGTGTAACAACGTGGCCCAGGGCATTGTCTCCTTTGGAAGACCAGATGGGAAACCTCCACGTGTCTACACCAGGACCTCAAGCTTTTTGCGCTGGATAGAAAGAATAATGAGATGCTTCAGCCTGCAGGGACCAGACTGA